CCTTAAAGCAGcaatctccctctgtgtgtttgcctccattcttaaaaaaaaagataaaaggaATATTAACGCGCACATTCTGGCACTTAGTGATGCAAATATAAACAAAGAGCACAACAAATTAAGCACACAAACACGGCCGTTAGAAAGGCTGTGTAGCAGCATCACATCTCCACTCACCTGCGGCTCACAATCTTCACGGCGTACTCGTGTCCACTTTGCTTGTGTCTGCATTTCCTGCAAACAGAGAAACTACCCTCGCCTAAGGGTGGCCCGTGGAGACACAGCTCGTAGCTGTGAAAAAACTGTGACTCCTACAAAAGGAAAAGAGCGTGAGGGACACTGAaagagacttttttgttttgttgtcctTGTGCAAAGGCACATTTAGGCTTAAAGTATATACACATGTAAATGGCAAGAAACAATCTGTCTGTACCCTGTATTCATTTAATCTGAACTGAGTTTATAAAGACAGAGGATATGAAGCAATACCAATGGAAAATATTAGAGTCGCCAATATTTCAAGTAGGACAAAGGCATACAGTCTAAACTGACCCGTAAATTTTCAAATTCTAAACAACAGACAGCATAATACTGTATTATGATAATACAACAACGTATCCTGATGTTGTTATGTTCCTCTATATCGCTAGGTGcttaataaaatgtgataaaacCTACTGTGAAATAAAGTAAGCTAAATTTTAGTGACAAATATGCGCTAAATAAGCtagtttctcttcctctccgttTCCTTTCTCCTGGTTAACTAACTTTGCAGagcattttttttgtgttatttaacaACACTAGATTACAGTAGGgtgctttaaaaaacaagacaagacaCTTTATGTCACAACTGTTATATCGCAGTGGTTTTGGAAGAATGATTCTCTGTAGCTAAATAAAGAACAACACTAAGATAAATTTAAAACGCAACCACAGAAAGATTTATCAACAAAGATCCACTGTTTGATGATCTTGAAGATCCCGTACCTCTAACATTGCACTGCGTTGGACAGAGGCCGACCCTGGTCGATCAGCAGCAATCTGGCTTTCTACAAAGTCTCCCATGACTGCGTTTTTATTGAAGAGGATGGATGGTGCAATGAAGGAGTAGCCCTGAAATCACAGACGGGAAAAAAACTGGCTGAAGAATTGTGTTAACAGCAAATAAACATTAAGATATCTAAAGTACATTCATATTTTACTAGAGTCTACTTAATCCAAATGAAGTTTTTTGAGATAGGGGTTATGGGTGAGACAGAGGACTGACCTGGAACAGGCGGCCCGTGCTTGGTGGCGTGATGGCCGGGGAGTAGACAGGATCCATCCCAGTGAACTCCTCTGCAAAGTTTCCCACGTCCAGTTCACTCTTCAGCTCTGGTTTGAATGGACTTGGCAACTTCTTCTGTGCTAGGTCAGCCCAGTTCAGTCCCTGTTGGAAACAAAAGGCAGCTGGGAGTTATGGAGGAATGAAGAGAGGATATCATAGTAAATAAAAGCAGAGCAGAATAGGACCTTGAAGAAGGGATGTGCTTTGAGATCGTCAGCCCCTCGCGGCCCGGAGCCCAGTCTCCTGTGGGGATCTTTCACCAACAACTTCCTCAGCAGATCCTGAGCAGTCGATGCGATCATCGAAGGAAACGGTGGATCACAGCGCAAAATACGCCTTGAGTTTAAATAAAGGATAAgatagagaaaaacaacaaaattcgAATTAGTCTTTAAGGTGTTCACCAACTGCAAGTTAAATGGCATGTAGAACACAGTTGTTACAGGAATTTTTAAGAATTGGAGAATTAGTCTGagatttaaatacacattcttTGTAGACTGAGGCAGCAGCACTTACTTTGACACTTCACTCTGGGagttcctctctccctctaagGTAAAGGGAGATGCTCCTGTCAGCAGCTCAAACATCAGGATCCCAAGGCTCCACCAATCAACCGACTAAAGTAAGAGACGTGTTGCAAAcataagaggaaagagaaaacacatgaGAGGTACTCGCTGTGTATTAATTATGCCAGTGCTGGGCTGTCTGTCGTGATACTGAATGCAAGAATTCACAATTGACATTTTGATCTGATACATTGTTAATCAAAGTTAGACAAGCACTTGGTATTTAACCTTTAGGTAAATGTTAAAGCCGCAATGTATCTCAAACATCTAGATATAAATAAAGTGGTATTTGATCATGACTTTACAGTTCCTGATGAGAGACCGTGAAACTCTTATACCActtaaacattttctgaacactGAACATAAGTGCTTGCTGCTTTAGTGCAGGCGAATAATTACGTTGATTGCTTCCTGAAGGTGGGCAGTGCAGGATTTGATGCACACGGAAATCAGTTGTGTGATCAGTTTGTTGAATTTATGGTTGTTGGATGAAAAGGTTTTTGAGTTGCAAGAAAATGTGCATCGAATAACAGAGAAAGATGCTGGCGTTGTTGTTGGCGAGAAGGAAGGTCACGTATGTGCGACCGTGACCTTACTCTCACATATCTACCTTGCCATGCCCCGACTTGCCCCTGATGATTTCAGGTGCCATGTACTCAATGGTGCCACAGAAAGAGTAGGTCCTCTCCTTCTGTAATTAGGAGAAGGGGGACTTTGagcttaatttaaaaaaaatattctcatATGAACAAAATACTGTTATAACatatcaataaacacattccatGTAACATTTTCCACTTTCATACATATTTTCGACTTGGATTTCATGTTCACATACCTCTTTCTCCAGAAACTCTTTGCTGAGCCCAAAGTCTGTCAACACCACGTGGCCTTCATTGTCTAGAAGAATGTTTTCCAATTTGATGTCTCGGTACACGATCCCAAGCTGCACATGTGAACAGTTAGTGAACACAGACATCCAGCATATGCAGTCAAATGTTAACATTTTCAAACTCTTTTCAGGTTGTTATTTCAAGCAGTTTTTAAGCCCATTCACTAGTTGTTATTATGCCTTAACCTGTCACAGTAAACAAGTGCTCAGACAGCAgcgcaaaaacacaaaataattacAACAATACCTCAGGAAATGAGAATACTGCTCAACAAAGGTGCTATTGCGTCAATGGTTTTATTGGATGGTACCCAAAAAGTAAAACTCAATAAGTCAACATAATTGTTTTCAGCATATTTGAACAATTTGggtgaatgtttttttaagtatcaggttttaaattatttcaatgCAGGATTGTTCATCTAGTCTTAGTCATAACTTTTCAATAACACAAACCTCATGAGTGTACTCAAAAACCGTCTACATCTATCTGTGCAGCGGGTTTGTGCACATGCCAGAAGACATACGGATCTTTCAAAGCCTCAGTTGTTTGTCCCTGAGATCACAACAAAATCTAGTGTTGCAGAGTATTTCAAGCCCTTCCAGTCCAGCACCAAATCACAGACACATAGACCCCATTCAGACATGGTATTAACAATCGCCTATGGTGATGCGATCACAAGTGGTAAACACAAGTACAGGCACCAGGAGGTGTGACGAACTAAAATGCATCCTGATAGTGTCTTGAGATCCAATCACTCAAACCACATTTGAAGGTGGTCTGACACACACGAGTGATTGGATCTCTTCGCTGTATGCAGACAAATACATCCGGGGCCATATATAACTTCCTATTCAGCTGACGTCCCTGGACCACAACAGTTTCACAATGAGGTTAACTTATTTGTACACTTCTCAGTGCCCATGCATTAATCAGTCTGGGTCACAATATCAACAATGACCACCACATACACGATTGATTATTTTCTTGAATTGGTAAAATCGTTTTTCATAGCGGAGCTGCATGACTTTCATTCAGCCCCTCCGGAGTCCTCTTTGCTCGCtcataccaacacacacaaactcccacacacaaacccagtaACATTAGACACATCTGTacactcagactgggtaaaaacaatcATAATTCCATCTTCGCAGGCAGAAATGGCATACGTGATTAATGGCAAGTAGAGCGGGGATGTGAGATCCGAAAACAAGTGGTcccaggagacacattcaggatgcaTTTAAATACCATGTGTGAGCACACATACTTAACGCTGTCCACTTATGATCAGATCTCTCAGAATGGATTGTTAATACCAGGATTGAGTGGGGCTACACGTAGTAACTATCTAGATGTCCTAACCATAATATTTTGTCAGTGGCTTAACCCAAGCTAAAAGTCTTACATTTGTATGGTAGCAAGAGTTGCAAATCAAATAGGATGATGACATTGCTCTGTGTCTTGTAAATTACTGTTAATATGCAGCTGCTAGCTATAACATCAGCTATAACAAGGTACTAAATCAGTGCAGTGGCTCTGTAAGCTTGCTTTGTCCTCCTTCTGCCCCCTTGcacaaaaacatcatcaataactgTAGCTTCAAGTCATGGAGCTGGAAGGAGCAACACCCACCTTGTGCAGGTGCTCCAAAGCCAGGATTATTTCCCCAATATAAATCCGCACCGCCTCCTCTGGAAAATGATCCTGCTGGTACAAATGAGTGAACATCTCCCCGCCGCTCACATAGTCtgtacgcacacacagacaaatacagaGGGAGCTTAAATAGACTTGATACAAAagttgcacacaaacacattgaacaTTCGGCCTACAGACAAACATGCAGCAATAGATAGAAAATTGAAGAGAACATCTATTCAGTGCTTTGAACCTGAAGAGACAAGAATTCCCTGTATTTGGTTCTAAGGCTTCATCACTCACCCAGGATGAGATGTAGTTTGCTCTGTGTCTGAAAGGCATAGTGAAGCGTGACCAGGAAGGGAGACTGGCGGATGTGCTCAAGCACCTGCCTCTCAGTGCGGGTatgttctgttgtcttggcCTTTTGAACAATAGCGGCTTTCTTTAACACCTAGGataacaatacaaattaaattaaattaaattcagaCATCCTGAATAATTCTCTAAAAATAATACACTGAATTAATCATGTGTCCATATAACAGCAAAAGTGAGTCACATATCTGCTAAAAATGGTTCATTAACTTTCAATGAATGGATGCACAGTCAATCTTCACTTGGTAACACATTATTTGGCATCCCATCTTATAATGTGCTGTATAAGTATTGTTGTAagcattcatttaatttttaaacaaaaaaacaaaaatcagcgAAAGGATTtgataaaacttttttttttaaatgtttcccaTAAGAAATTTTTAACTTATCCcaaagattacaatttttatccaagaaacacattttgttcAGCATTTCAACAAATGGTCTCACCTTCATGGCGTACAGCTGGCCTGCATCATGACCACTGTTCTTCCTGACCAAAAACACTTTTCCATAAGCTAGACAAAGAGAAATGAACATTCCCTCAAGTCATTCATGCTACttagaaagacaaacaaataccaGCAATCAAAGAAACACCATCAGACTGTGTTGTATTTTGATCAGGGGCCACAGCAAAagatggaaaaaggaaaaagaacctACGTTAATGTCATGAAATCAACTGAaagcacacaaaaacatgtctgTCTAAATCAAATCACACATTGTTGGCGGAAGCAGCCCTATGTATTCTAAGTGGATGACACCCTGTAAACACGCACTTACTACTCACTGCCTTGATGATTTGAAACTGGCAAAACTAGAAATGAATATGTCTTCAAAGCAAACTTCTCTTTACAGGTTACAAAAGTCAGTGATAAACACTTTGTCTTCAAGATACTTGACCCTGACAGGAGACTGCATCCTACCGCCCAGTCTCTCACTCAGAATgacattttttagttttagtttttaagtTTTCTGGAGGTATTACAAGAACTATATTTCATATGTTCCATGCTTAATGTAGACACATACCTCCTGTGCCCAAGACTTTAAGCAGCTCAAAGTTCTCCATGCCGACCTTTTCAGTGTGACCTGTGAGGTTAGCtggtgacagagagaaaatacaacaacacacacaggataaAGAGTGtgcttaaatgttttaaaagctGCTTAGTATTAAGAGATAATATATATGTTTTCCCTCAAATgttcacaaaaagaaaagaatacatGAAATATAAACATGTAATCAAATCCAAGAAACTCATGAAAAACCTGTATGGGCTACACAATACAGTTAACTTTTGTATTGTCCACGCCTCAGCAGTTAGAAATGATGTGTCACAAATGTCTTGGCTAACTGATGGATTTAATTACAGTGCACAGTGAATAGACTTGACTTACCATTGGTGATTTGATGCTTGACGGTACAGGCCTTTTCACTTGTTTTGGAATCGGACTCATCACTGCTGCTCGATGTGTCCCCAGACATAACTCAAAGAAAAGTGGACCACAACCTTGATACTGCCTATCTACGATCAGCTGGGGGGGGATTTTGTATCAAAGTATAACACTACACTAAGCGCTTCAACACAAATCTAGTGCCGCTGCATTACTGAGTACACGAGGATTATCGAGCTGTGTTTTCTAGACAATATTGTTGTCGCGGCGTTAATCCCCACGTCTTTTATCATTGTGTTGTTTCGCATC
This genomic window from Pleuronectes platessa chromosome 15, fPlePla1.1, whole genome shotgun sequence contains:
- the rps6ka4 gene encoding ribosomal protein S6 kinase alpha-4: MSGDTSSSSDESDSKTSEKACTVKHQITNANLTGHTEKVGMENFELLKVLGTGAYGKVFLVRKNSGHDAGQLYAMKVLKKAAIVQKAKTTEHTRTERQVLEHIRQSPFLVTLHYAFQTQSKLHLILDYVSGGEMFTHLYQQDHFPEEAVRIYIGEIILALEHLHKLGIVYRDIKLENILLDNEGHVVLTDFGLSKEFLEKEKERTYSFCGTIEYMAPEIIRGKSGHGKSVDWWSLGILMFELLTGASPFTLEGERNSQSEVSKRILRCDPPFPSMIASTAQDLLRKLLVKDPHRRLGSGPRGADDLKAHPFFKGLNWADLAQKKLPSPFKPELKSELDVGNFAEEFTGMDPVYSPAITPPSTGRLFQGYSFIAPSILFNKNAVMGDFVESQIAADRPGSASVQRSAMLEESQFFHSYELCLHGPPLGEGSFSVCRKCRHKQSGHEYAVKIVSRRMEANTQREIAALRQCEAHPNIVKLHDVFTDQYHTYLVMELLGGGELLERIKRKKLFGEAEASQLLQSLVSAVSFMHEAGVVHRDLKPENVLFADEGEDSVLKVIDFGFARLCPAGSAPLQTPCFTLQYAAPELFERAGYDKSCDLWSLGVILYTMLSGQVPFQSEQRGMTSSYAADIMQKIKEGDFSLDGEAWKGVSEDAKELVKGLLTVDPENRLKLSDLKENSWLQGGASMSTTPLCTPDVLESSGPTVRTYVNATYKAFNRGKREGFFLKSVDNAPLAKRRKLKMTSTGVETRWSSSSSSSSSSTSSSASASASASASAAASSTASKPQPKQTVTPKES